One Candidatus Delongbacteria bacterium genomic region harbors:
- the nrdR gene encoding transcriptional repressor NrdR, protein MKCPSCGQNKDTVIDSRPLGDHSAIRRRRECSVCQARFTTYEYVEGAQLTVIKSDGRREVYSRAKLRRGILQALHKRGYGEAQVDELIDSVERVVQAGAAASGEIESQRLGRIVLDRLLAFDEVAYIRFASVYRRFQDAEGFLNELHTLRESLPQGGA, encoded by the coding sequence ATGAAATGCCCATCCTGCGGCCAGAACAAGGACACCGTGATCGACAGCCGACCGCTGGGCGATCACAGCGCCATCCGGCGTCGGCGCGAGTGCAGTGTCTGCCAGGCCCGCTTCACCACCTACGAATATGTGGAGGGTGCGCAGCTCACGGTCATCAAGTCGGATGGACGCCGCGAAGTCTACAGCCGGGCCAAGTTGCGGCGTGGCATTCTGCAGGCGCTGCACAAGCGCGGCTATGGCGAGGCCCAGGTGGACGAGCTGATCGATTCGGTCGAGCGGGTGGTACAGGCCGGCGCCGCGGCAAGCGGCGAGATCGAGAGCCAGCGCCTGGGGCGCATCGTGCTGGATCGCCTGCTGGCCTTCGATGAGGTGGCCTACATCCGCTTCGCCAGTGTCTACCGGCGTTTCCAGGATGCCGAAGGATTCCTGAACGAATTGCACACTCTGCGGGAAAGTTTGCCCCAGGGTGGTGCCTGA
- a CDS encoding serine hydroxymethyltransferase produces MDELTRRDPDVARIINQELARQEERLEMIASENFTSRAVMQAQGGVMTNKYAEGYPGKRYYGGCEHVDEVENLARERACQLFQCEYANVQPHSGSQANMAVYMSYIQPGDTVLGMNLAHGGHLTHGSPVNFSGKLYNFVSYGVNAGTGRIDFDTVEAAAKEHRPRLIVAGASAYPREIDFARFRAIADEIGAWLFVDMAHIAGLVAADEHPSPLPHAHVVATTTHKTLRGPRGGMILMGKDGDNVHGKVAAKSGRMMQQSEIIDGVVMPGIQGGPLMHVIAAKAVALGECLQPEFKVYIRRVKENARVLGQSLVEKGYRLVSGGTDNHLLLVDLGSDGLSGKAAENALEAAGITVNKNMVPFDSRSPMITSGIRIGTAALSTRGMDADAMRTIAGFIDRALKGAKDPGTLAAVLADVRELARAFPLYREN; encoded by the coding sequence ATGGACGAACTGACCCGGCGCGATCCCGATGTGGCGCGCATCATCAATCAGGAGCTGGCCCGCCAGGAAGAACGCCTGGAAATGATCGCCAGCGAGAACTTCACTTCCCGGGCCGTGATGCAGGCCCAGGGCGGTGTGATGACCAACAAGTATGCCGAAGGCTATCCGGGCAAACGTTATTACGGCGGTTGCGAACATGTGGACGAGGTCGAGAACCTGGCCCGCGAGCGCGCCTGCCAGCTCTTCCAGTGCGAGTACGCCAACGTGCAGCCGCACTCGGGCAGCCAGGCGAACATGGCGGTCTACATGAGCTACATCCAGCCCGGTGATACCGTGCTGGGCATGAATCTGGCCCACGGCGGTCACCTGACCCACGGCAGCCCGGTCAACTTCTCGGGCAAGCTCTACAACTTCGTCTCCTATGGCGTGAACGCCGGGACCGGGCGCATCGATTTCGATACGGTGGAAGCCGCCGCGAAGGAACACCGACCCAGACTCATCGTGGCGGGTGCTTCGGCCTACCCGCGCGAGATCGATTTCGCGCGCTTCCGGGCCATTGCCGACGAGATCGGTGCCTGGTTGTTCGTGGACATGGCGCACATCGCGGGCCTGGTGGCCGCCGACGAGCATCCCAGTCCGCTGCCCCATGCCCACGTGGTGGCCACCACGACTCACAAGACCCTGCGCGGCCCCCGTGGCGGCATGATTCTGATGGGCAAGGATGGCGACAACGTGCACGGCAAGGTGGCCGCCAAGAGTGGCCGGATGATGCAGCAGAGCGAAATCATCGATGGAGTGGTCATGCCCGGCATCCAGGGCGGACCGCTGATGCACGTGATCGCGGCCAAGGCCGTGGCGCTGGGCGAATGTCTGCAACCCGAGTTCAAGGTCTACATCCGTCGGGTCAAGGAAAATGCCCGCGTGCTGGGCCAGAGCCTGGTCGAGAAAGGCTACCGCCTGGTCAGTGGGGGCACCGACAACCACCTGCTGCTGGTGGATCTGGGCAGCGACGGGCTCAGCGGCAAGGCCGCCGAGAACGCGCTCGAGGCGGCAGGTATCACGGTCAACAAGAACATGGTGCCCTTCGACAGCCGCAGCCCGATGATCACCAGCGGCATCCGCATCGGTACCGCGGCCCTCTCGACCCGTGGCATGGATGCCGACGCCATGCGCACCATCGCCGGTTTCATCGACCGGGCGCTGAAAGGCGCGAAGGACCCCGGGACCCTGGCCGCCGTGCTCGCTGACGTGCGCGAACTGGCCCGGGCCTTTCCCCTGTATCGCGAAAACTGA
- a CDS encoding RpiB/LacA/LacB family sugar-phosphate isomerase, whose amino-acid sequence MSLDSLTPVIGVAADHAAHEARLAVIQALMDRGFQVRDFGAHEPVAMDYPDSIVPCARALSHGEVHLAVVLCGSGIGASICANKLKGVRCALCLEVESARLSRLHNDSNCLALAGRMRSVEENLRILATWLDTSFEGGRHTRRLEKLHGLTGC is encoded by the coding sequence ATGAGCCTCGACTCCCTGACTCCCGTGATCGGAGTGGCCGCCGACCACGCCGCCCACGAAGCCCGACTGGCGGTGATCCAGGCCCTGATGGATCGTGGATTCCAGGTCCGTGATTTCGGGGCCCACGAACCCGTGGCCATGGATTACCCCGACAGCATCGTGCCCTGCGCGCGGGCGCTGTCGCATGGCGAAGTCCACTTGGCCGTCGTGCTCTGCGGTTCCGGCATTGGCGCCTCGATCTGTGCCAACAAGCTCAAGGGTGTGCGCTGTGCCCTGTGTCTTGAAGTGGAATCGGCCCGGCTGAGCCGTCTGCACAACGACTCCAACTGCCTGGCTCTCGCGGGACGCATGCGCAGCGTGGAAGAGAACCTGCGCATTCTGGCGACCTGGCTGGACACATCCTTCGAGGGCGGCCGTCACACCCGCCGACTGGAAAAACTGCACGGACTCACCGGCTGCTGA